Proteins from one Cicer arietinum cultivar CDC Frontier isolate Library 1 chromosome 3, Cicar.CDCFrontier_v2.0, whole genome shotgun sequence genomic window:
- the LOC101513239 gene encoding LIMR family protein At5g01460, whose translation MGDFNLALVIVAIVVCVIVFLVNVYLLVNYQHPDDVNQAYFPKFVVVLGLSVAAISILMLPADVANRQACRHAIYNGACNLTLPMKDLWLAVYIIDAILVFFIIPFAMFYYEGDQDKSIGKRIKSALCWVVTTAIVCALVLGILYGVVGKVDFTVRHLSSSTSSFPSSWGLSSGQQCVGSGAHQCSAYSASPSSEKTWTMRSTFPEYVVALATIVGSVLFAIFGGVGIACLPLGLIFSFIRRPKAVITRSQYIKEATELGKKAKELKKAAEALHQEERSGAKGRKYRKNVKEVEKELFQLEEDVKLLEEMYPQGEKAETTWALTVLGYLAKLVFGILGLIVSVAWVAHIIIYLLIDPPLSPFLNEVFIKLDDVWGLLGTAAFAFFCFYLLLAVIAGATMLGLRLVFITIHPMKWGATLMNSFLFNVGLILLCSISVIQFCSTAFAYYAQATAAQEIFGHTLESLRGIKYLYKYNVFQIAFVVLAGLTFVYYAAFGWRRKKPSGRFQLST comes from the exons ATGGGCGATTTCAACCTCGCCCTCGTGATCGTAGCAATAGTGGTTTGTGTGATCGTGTTCCTTGTCAATGTGTACCTTCTCGTGAACTACCAGCATCCTGATGACGTTAACCAGGCTTACTTCCCCAAATTCGTCGTCGTTTTGGGACTATCGGTGGCCGCAATCTCTATACTTATGCTTCCCGCCGATGTGGCGAACCGGCAAGCTTGCCGGCACGCTATTTACAATGGCGCGTGTAATCTCACGCTTCCGATGAAAGACCTTTGGCTCGCTGTTTACATCATCGATGCCATTCTCGTCTTCTTCATCATTCCGTTCGCAATGTTCTACTACGAAGGCGACCAGGACAA GAGTATTGGTAAAAGGATTAAGAGTGCATTGTGTTGGGTGGTGACGACTGCTATAGTGTGCGCTCTTGTTCTGGGTATTTTGTATG GGGTTGTTGGTAAGGTGGATTTTACGGTTAGGCATCTTTCTTCATCAACAAGTTCATTTCCTAGCTCATGGGGACTCAGTAGTGGTCAACAATGTGTTGGAAGTGGTGCCCATCAG TGCTCAGCATACTCTGCTAGCCCTTCATCAGAGAAAACATGGACTATGCGTTCAACCTTTCCAGAATATGTTGTAGCTCTTGCTACTATTGTTGGATCTGTGCTTTTTGCT ATATTTGGTGGTGTTGGTATTGCTTGTCTTCCGCTAGgacttatattttcatttatccGACGTCCAAAGGCTGTTATCACTCGCTCACAGTATATCAAG GAAGCAACTGAACTTGGTAAAAAAGCAAAAGAGTTGAAAAAAGCAGCTGAGGCACTCCATCAGGAAGAAAGAAGTGGTGCAAAGGGTAGAAAATATCGTAAAAATGTAAAGGAAGTAGAGAAG GAGTTGTTTCAATTAGAAGAAGATGTAAAACTTCTTGAAGAGATGTATCCACAAGGGGAAAAG GCTGAGACAACATGGGCACTAACAGTTCTTGGTTATCTGGCAAAACTTGTTTTCGGAATTCTAGG GCTGATTGTTTCAGTGGCATGGGTTGCTCATATTATTATCTATCTATTAATTGATCCTCCCCTTTCTCCTTTCCTGAATGAAGTTTTCATCAAGCTAGATGATGTCTGGG GTCTGCTTGGCACAGCTGCGTTTGCATTTTTCTGCTTCTACCTTCTCCTTGCTGTGATTGCTGGTGCCACGATGCTTGGTTTGAGACTAGTTTTCATCACTATACATCCCATGAA GTGGGGAGCAACTCTCATGAACTCTTTTCTGTTTAATGTGGGCCTTATCCTTCTTTGTTCCATTAG CGTGATTCAGTTTTGCTCCACTGCATTTGCCTACTATGCCCAAGCAACTGCTGCCCAGGAAATATTTGGTCACACTTTGGAGTCTCTTCGTGGAATTAAATATTTGTACAA GTACAATGTATTTCAAATTGCATTTGTTGTTTTGGCCGGATTGACCTTTGTGTATTATGCTGCCTTT GGATGGAGAAGAAAAAAGCCTAGCGGCAGGTTCCAATTGTCTACATGA
- the LOC101513567 gene encoding GDSL esterase/lipase WDL1-like, whose amino-acid sequence MRPQFVLFGSSIVQHSYYEGWGATISHLYARKVDVILRGYAAWNSRRALQIVDKIFPKNATEQPALVIVYFGGNDSYRPYPSGVGPHVPLEEYIENMRKIAIHIKSLSETTRIIFLSPPPINEAQISNNINEFGQLIRTNEACRIYSEACLEMCREENIKAIDMWSLIQTRDDWRDVCFIDGVHLSIEGSKIVSDEILKVINEAEWKPSLYWHDMSVEFGEDSPYDPVLPDGVTTINVSNMPFP is encoded by the exons ATGAGGCCTCAATTTGTGTTGTTTGGTTCTTCCATTGTTCAACACAGTTATTATGAAGGTTGGGGAGCTACTATTTCTCATTTGTACGCTCGTAAG gtggATGTAATTTTACGTGGATATGCCGCATGGAATTCAAGGCGTGCTCTTCAAATTGTGGATAAAATATTTCCTAAG AATGCAACTGAGCAACCAGCACTAGTAATTGTGTACTTTGGTGGTAATGACTCTTATCGTCCATATCCAAGTGGCGTTGGTCCTCATGTACCATTAGAGGAATACATAGAAAATATGAGGAAGATTGCTATCCATATAAAG AGTCTGTCAGAGACAACTCGAATTATATTTCTCAGTCCTCCTCCCATCAATGAGGCACAAATCAGTAACAACAT TAATGAATTTGGGCAACTCATAAGGACAAATGAAGCATGTCGAATATATTCGGAAGCGTGTTTAGAGATGTGTCGCGAGGAGAATATCAAAGCCATTGATATGTGGTCTTTAATTCAGACTAGAGATGATTGGAGAGATGTTTGCTTCAT TGATGGAGTTCATCTGTCAATTGAGGGTAGCAAAATAGTGTCGGATGAGATATTGAAGGTGATCAACGAAGCAGAGTGGAAACCAAGTCTATATTGGCATGACATGTCAGTTGAATTTGGAGAAGATTCACCATATGATCCTGTTCTTCCTGATGGAGTCACAACTATTAATGTCTCCAACATGCCTTTCCCTTGA